TATTCTGTTCCAACGTTTTGAGGATAGTTTTACGCACGAAAAATTATCCGTTCCTTATTCATTTTTATGCGCACTCGCACGACAAGATTTTTACAATGAATATGTATTCGACGTTCGCGAAGAAGAAAGCGGAATGGTGGACATCTTGTTCAATAAACTTAATTCCGTTTTGAAGGATGCACCCGAAGAAATACTTTTATGGGAAAAAGACTTTGCGCTTGTTGCGTTATACAAACCGCTTTCATCCTTTCAAAATGCGCATCGGTTAATGGACCAAGATATAATGCAGTGGAGCGAACCATTTCGAAAAATAATTCAAGAGCAAATCATCAGTGCAATCATCGAAAAATATTGTGAAAAAAAAATTGAAACTCTTGCATTACTGGAAAATGAAACATCAAAAGCAGTTCAACAGCAATACGAGGAGAATCCGTATCCGCAATGGATTAGCATTTCCAAACCCGAACAGATTCCCTTTGAACAATGGTTGAAAAAATTTTTCCCTTCAAAAAAAAATTTGTTTGTTTCAAAACCTGCGCCAATTCTTATTGCGGGATGTGGAACAGGAGCGCATCCGATAAAGACCAGTATGCGATTTCCCGACACCGAAATCACCGCAATAGATTTCAGTAAAGCAAGTTTATTGTATGCGCTGCGCAAAACAGAAGAATACGAAATAAGAAATATCACGTATGTCCAAGGCGATATCCTTTCTTTGTCGCAACTCAACAAAAAATTTTTCCTCATCGAAAGTTCAGGAGTTTTGCATCATCTTCGTTCAGCAATCGAAGGATGGAAAATTCTTACCGAATTGCTTGAAGAAAATGGAGTAATGAAAATCGGATTATACAGTGAATCGGCGCGGCGTGATGTTCGCGAAGCGAGGAAGTTTTTGGAGACAGAGAATTTTTCTCAAACCGAAAGTACTATTCGTAAAGCGCGACAACAAATTTTTAATTTACCGAACGAACATCCCGCGAAAGAAATTCTGCTTTCGAGCGATTTCTATTCGATAAGTTCGTGCAGAGATTTGTTGTTTCACGTTGAAGAAAACACATTCACTATTCCGAAACTTGTTGAAACGATGAGGGAGTTGCATTTGCATTTTCTTGGTTTTGAACTTGATGCGAAATTGCGCACGGGATTTTTCAATATGTTTCCAGAAAAAGAGTCACTTACGGATTTGTATAAATGGAAATTATTTGAAGCGAAACACCCGAAAGCGTTTTCTGCTATGTATAAATTCTGGTGCCGTAAAAAGTAAATAAGAATTCGTACTTTTTCACTGTTTTTTTTTATTTTTTATACAATGATACTCTCTGATTCCAAAATCCTCAAAGAACTGAAATGTAAAACAATTGTCATCGAACCGTTTAATAAAGATTGTCTTGGCGCCAACAGTTACGATGTTCATCTTGGAAAATATCTTGCGTTATATGATGACGAAATTCTTGATGCACGAAAACATAACCGTGTTCATCATTTTGCAATTCCCCGCGATGGTTACATTCTTGTTCCTAGTAAATTATATCTTGGCGTTACAGAAGAGTACACCGAGTCGCATAAACACGTTCCGTTTCTCGAAGGAAAAAGCAGCGTTGGAAGATTAGGAATTGATATTCATGCAACAGCGGGAAAAGGGGATGTTGGTTTTTGTAATACGTGGACGCTCGAAATTTCTGTGAAGCAACCTGTAAAGATTTATGCGGGAATGCCGATTGGTCAATTGATTTTCTTTGAAGTGAGCGGGGAAATTTTAACGCCGTATTCAAAAAAGAAATCAGCGAAGTACAACAAACGTACAACGAAACCGATAGAATCAATGATGTGGAAAAATTTTATTACTGAACGTTGAACGGATGAACTGTGATGAATAAGATGCAATTACTCACGGGACTTTTCTATTGCCAGGCAAAGCAGAAGTGCTCGGAAATTTTAGAGATGGAGCGATAGTAATTCCGTTGAAAAAAAGTTTGCCACTAATTTCACTAATTGACACGAATGAGTGAATTGATTTACAAAGACGAATCGTATCAAATTGTCGGCGTTTGTATGGAAGTTCATCGACAACTCGGTAAAGGATTTTTAGAAATTGTTTACAAAGATGCGATTGAATATGAATTTCAAAAGAGAAATATTCCGTTTGAACGAGAGAAGGAATTTTTGATACACTACAAAGAAATAACGCTTCCTCATAAATTCTTTGCAGACTTTGTTGCATTCGATAAAATAATTTTAGAAGTGAAATGTGGGAGCGGAATTGCGGAAGAACATATTTCGCAAACGTTGAATTATCTTGCTGTATCGAAACTCAAATTAGGTTTGATTGTAAATTTTGGAAAAGAGTCATTAGAGACAAAAAGAATCGTTTTATAAAATATGAGCCACGAATTTCACTAATTGACACGAATACTATTTAGTGAAAATTCGTGTAATTCGTGGCAACAAAAACAAACATTATGAACAAAATCATCGAATGCGTTCCTAACTTTTCGGAAGGACGCGACAAAAATATTCTTGACGCCATCGCAAAAGAAATTGAAACAACTGACGGCGCAAAACTTCTCGACGTTGACCCGGGCGCGGCAACGAACAGAACTGTTTTCACCATTGCCGGAGAACCCAATGCTGTGTGCGATGCGGCGTTCAAAGCAATTCGCAAAGCAAGCGAACTTATTGATATGACGAAACACAAAGGTGAACATCCGCGAATGGGAGCGACTGATGTTTGTCCGCTCATTCCGATTTCCGGTGTAACGCTCGAGGAATGTATCGCGCTTGCACAACAACTCGGCAAACGTGTCGGCGATGAACTCAACATTCCCGTGTATTTGTATGAGTATGCCGCGACTTCTCCTTCGCGAAAAAATCTTGCCGATATTCGCAAAGGCGAGTATGAAGGTTTGCAGGAAAAATTGCGCGACAACAATTGGAAACCGGATTTCGGTGAAGCGAAGTTCAATGCAAAAAGCGGCGCAACTGTTGTTGGTGTGCGTGATTTTCTTATTGCATACAACGTGAACTTAAACACGACTGATAAAAAATTGGCGAATGAAATTGCGTTTCGTATTCGTGAACAAGGAAGAGTGAAGAAAAATGATGAAGGAAGAATTATGAAGGATGAAAACGGAAATGAAATTCGAACTGCAGGAACATTGAAATCGGTGAAGGCAGTTGGTTGGGTTATTGAAGAATATAATCGCGCGCAAGTTTCGATTAACTTGACGAATTACAATATTACTCCGCCTCACGTTGCGTTTGAAGAATGTGTGAAAGAAGCAACGTCCCTTGGTTTGCGTGTAACGGGAAGCGAAATTGTTGGATTGATTCCGAAAGAAGCGATGTTGCTTGCGGGA
Above is a genomic segment from Ignavibacteria bacterium containing:
- a CDS encoding methyltransferase domain-containing protein — encoded protein: MKKNIPNKTAPKEEIIRTLSSSIEGAKQLVENNPQYIFLWENLVNLLLKHNQIANAMNVLFQSLLLHSNSETLTRILTRLLHDYKLPPLKKEFVPILISLCENKYVGNREISSAIVTAIKQLPEFSVIYRAVLQSLPINFSVEYFQSFFKNDLCITALPRIVMRDEEGERVFTYIRRNILFQRFEDSFTHEKLSVPYSFLCALARQDFYNEYVFDVREEESGMVDILFNKLNSVLKDAPEEILLWEKDFALVALYKPLSSFQNAHRLMDQDIMQWSEPFRKIIQEQIISAIIEKYCEKKIETLALLENETSKAVQQQYEENPYPQWISISKPEQIPFEQWLKKFFPSKKNLFVSKPAPILIAGCGTGAHPIKTSMRFPDTEITAIDFSKASLLYALRKTEEYEIRNITYVQGDILSLSQLNKKFFLIESSGVLHHLRSAIEGWKILTELLEENGVMKIGLYSESARRDVREARKFLETENFSQTESTIRKARQQIFNLPNEHPAKEILLSSDFYSISSCRDLLFHVEENTFTIPKLVETMRELHLHFLGFELDAKLRTGFFNMFPEKESLTDLYKWKLFEAKHPKAFSAMYKFWCRKK
- a CDS encoding dCTP deaminase — protein: MILSDSKILKELKCKTIVIEPFNKDCLGANSYDVHLGKYLALYDDEILDARKHNRVHHFAIPRDGYILVPSKLYLGVTEEYTESHKHVPFLEGKSSVGRLGIDIHATAGKGDVGFCNTWTLEISVKQPVKIYAGMPIGQLIFFEVSGEILTPYSKKKSAKYNKRTTKPIESMMWKNFITER
- a CDS encoding GxxExxY protein, whose product is MSELIYKDESYQIVGVCMEVHRQLGKGFLEIVYKDAIEYEFQKRNIPFEREKEFLIHYKEITLPHKFFADFVAFDKIILEVKCGSGIAEEHISQTLNYLAVSKLKLGLIVNFGKESLETKRIVL
- the ftcD gene encoding glutamate formimidoyltransferase, which produces MNKIIECVPNFSEGRDKNILDAIAKEIETTDGAKLLDVDPGAATNRTVFTIAGEPNAVCDAAFKAIRKASELIDMTKHKGEHPRMGATDVCPLIPISGVTLEECIALAQQLGKRVGDELNIPVYLYEYAATSPSRKNLADIRKGEYEGLQEKLRDNNWKPDFGEAKFNAKSGATVVGVRDFLIAYNVNLNTTDKKLANEIAFRIREQGRVKKNDEGRIMKDENGNEIRTAGTLKSVKAVGWVIEEYNRAQVSINLTNYNITPPHVAFEECVKEATSLGLRVTGSEIVGLIPKEAMLLAGKYYLARQGKSAGVPEKQLIEIAIQSLGLNDVSKFDAKKKIIEYVLSENKKSLNNLSVKDFADELSTDSPAPGGGSASALAGSLASALSAMVANLTIGKKGYEKYFEELKIVAEECQKLKDELLSLVDEDTEAFNKVMDAFRLPKKSEEEKAKQIFAVEEATKYAAQVPFKTMQKSLEVMKRVAVVAEKGNVNSISDAGVAALLTHSCCEGAAMNVLINLKSLASKEAKKFSTKMRRDVEKILEESKTLKQKILRKVRTVMK